A region of the Pedococcus aerophilus genome:
CCGAGGGCCAGGCCGTCGAAGGCGATCGTCGTGATGGCGTCGGAGAGCTGCCCGGCGTCGACCGCTCCCCCGGGCCGGTGCCACTCGACGAGGGAGTTCACCATGCCGAACAGCAGGCGGCTCACCAGCGCCGGCGGGACGTCCGAGCGCAGCGAGCCCTCCTCGACGGCCTCCCGCACCAGTGCCGCGAACCTCGCGTCGAGGTCACGTCGCCGACGCAGCGCCGCCACCTCGACCTCACTGTTGCCACGCACCCGCAGCAGCAGGGTCACCGCGGGCTGGTGGTCCACGAGGACGGCGACGCTGAGGCGCACGGCACGGCGCAGGCGGTCGTAGGCCGTGGCGCCGGGCACCTCCCGGCTCGCCTCGTCGAGGACCTCGGTGAGCCCGTCGAGCGCCTCGTCGAGGGCTTGGGAGAGCAGGTGCGTCTTGCTCGGGACGTGGTGGTAGATCGCGGACTTGCTGAACCCGAGCTCACGGGCCAGGTCGCCCATGCTCGTGCCGTCGTAGCCCTGCTCGTTGAACAGGTCGATGGCTCGGCGCAGCACCGTCTCCTGGTCGTACCCGGGTCTCCCTCTGCGGGGAGCCCCGGCTGCTGCGTCAGTCACGCGGCCACACTCTCACAGCGGGCCTCCCCCTCGTGGGGACGTCGTCGCCCTCGACCGTGAGGCGTCAACCGAGGACACGGTCGAGGAAGGGACCGCCGAACTTCCTCCCCGGGTCGTGGGCGTCGCGCAGCCGCTGGAAGTCGTCCCACCGCGGGTACAGCGGAGCCAGCTCGTCAGCGGACGCCGCGAAGCACTTGCCCCAGTGCGGCCGTGCGCCGAGCGGGAGGAGAGCCGCCTCGATGTCCGGGAGGACGGCATGCACGCCCGCCTCGTCGAGCTCCCAGGTGAAGTGGAACCCCACCACGTCCACGTCGTGGGATCCGCTGAGCCACAACGGGTCTGACGCCACGGTGCGGATCTCGGCGTTCTGCATCACCGACGCGAACACCGGCTGCAACCGCCGCAGCTCTGCAAGGGCGGCGAGCGCGTGGTGACGCGGCACGAGGTACTCGCTCTGCAGCTCCGCCCCTCGGCTCGGGGTGAACTCGAGGCGGAAGTGCGGGAGCCGTTCGAGCCACGGGCCGGGTTCCCCGGTCTGGTCGGTCACCGACTCGGTGGGCGCACCGTCGAGCATGTGCATGACCCGGGTCGCGCGGGGTGCGCCGAAGAAGTCGGGAGTCGAGTCCGCGCCGCGGCTCTTGCACCACACCTGGCGCACCCCCGTGTCGTCGAACCGCGTGAACAGGCTGACGCTGTCGGCCGCTCCCGTGATCGCGTCGAGGTCGGACTCCAGCACCGACCACGGCAGACCCGTGAACACGTCCTGCCGCACGGCATACGTCGGCTCGACGTCCAGCGTGACGCGGGTGACGACGCCGAGAGCACCGAGGGCGACGACGCACCCCTCGAAACCCTCGTCACCACGCCGGACCTGCACGAGCGACCCGTCGGCCGCCACCAGCTCGAGCCCGGCGACCGCCGCCGACAGCGAGCCGGTCCGGTCCCCCGACCCGTGCGTGCCCGTGGCCACGGCACCGGCCACGCTGATGTGCGGCAGTGAGGCGAGGGACGCGAGCGCCCACCCCTGCCGCTCCAGCTCGGCCGCGACGAGCCCGTATGACGCCCCGCCGGGGACCGTGGCGGTCCTCGCACCTGCGTCGACCTCCACCGCCCCCGGGGTGGACGGGTCCTCGAGCGCCGCCGTGGACACGAGGACGCCCTCGGTGTCGGCGAGCCCGGTGAAGGAGTGCCGCGAGCCCAGCGCCCGGACGCGGTCGGCACCGGCGACAAGCGCCTGGAGGTCGGGGACGGACCGGGGCGCCACGAGGCGGGCCGCGGCATACGTGTGGTTCCCGGCCCAGTTGCGTTCGACCATGCGGTCAGTCTGCCCCTCGGGCCCCGGGGCGCGACGCGAGGACCCATGCAGCAGACTCGGGCCATGACGGTCTTCTCGGCTTCCAAGCGCTCCACGGCCGTCGTGCCCTTCACCCGCGAGGACGTCTGGTCGGTCCTCAGCGACGCCGGGCTCGTCGCGAAGCTGACGCCGATGGTGCGCTCGATCGAGGACCAGGGCGGCACCTGGCTGTGGAAGCTCGCCCCCATCGAGGTGCTCGGCAAGAGCATCGGCCTGTCCTTCACCGAGCGCATGGACCTGCG
Encoded here:
- a CDS encoding TetR/AcrR family transcriptional regulator, producing the protein MTDAAAGAPRRGRPGYDQETVLRRAIDLFNEQGYDGTSMGDLARELGFSKSAIYHHVPSKTHLLSQALDEALDGLTEVLDEASREVPGATAYDRLRRAVRLSVAVLVDHQPAVTLLLRVRGNSEVEVAALRRRRDLDARFAALVREAVEEGSLRSDVPPALVSRLLFGMVNSLVEWHRPGGAVDAGQLSDAITTIAFDGLALGRGSSGHQS
- a CDS encoding FAD-binding protein — translated: MVERNWAGNHTYAAARLVAPRSVPDLQALVAGADRVRALGSRHSFTGLADTEGVLVSTAALEDPSTPGAVEVDAGARTATVPGGASYGLVAAELERQGWALASLASLPHISVAGAVATGTHGSGDRTGSLSAAVAGLELVAADGSLVQVRRGDEGFEGCVVALGALGVVTRVTLDVEPTYAVRQDVFTGLPWSVLESDLDAITGAADSVSLFTRFDDTGVRQVWCKSRGADSTPDFFGAPRATRVMHMLDGAPTESVTDQTGEPGPWLERLPHFRLEFTPSRGAELQSEYLVPRHHALAALAELRRLQPVFASVMQNAEIRTVASDPLWLSGSHDVDVVGFHFTWELDEAGVHAVLPDIEAALLPLGARPHWGKCFAASADELAPLYPRWDDFQRLRDAHDPGRKFGGPFLDRVLG